In Stenotrophomonas sp. ESTM1D_MKCIP4_1, a single genomic region encodes these proteins:
- the phaE gene encoding class III poly(R)-hydroxyalkanoic acid synthase subunit PhaE, with protein MTSSAHDAGSSDFENLSRQYFGAWGDALRHAATPGAVAGDDPGSWQRLFDWWGQLLPEQGQGAPEDALRRFREQAGSWYGTMQEVAARFAGRDASSADVAQAWREAVQGQGDGMLQWMLQGARGSTQAGASLPEFAAWLQQWQVQAGPWLQSPAFGPGREHQARWQTLLRAQEEYQQHSRAYVDQIKQALEEAFNLFEKRLAEHEQPGSQLTSARAMFDLWIEVAEEAYAKVALSEAFQQVYASLGNAQMRLRAGLQREVEQVSERIGLPTRSEMDAAHRRIAELERSLRRLQAQVAVLAGTAEVDPVAQPAPAKVKPAARRAPKKSAAAPPAAKKATTSRKAPAKPAARRTTTRKP; from the coding sequence ATGACCAGCTCGGCCCATGACGCCGGCAGCAGCGATTTCGAGAACCTGTCCCGCCAGTACTTCGGCGCCTGGGGCGATGCCCTGCGCCATGCGGCGACGCCGGGCGCCGTGGCCGGGGACGATCCGGGCAGCTGGCAGCGCCTGTTCGACTGGTGGGGGCAGCTGCTGCCGGAACAGGGGCAGGGCGCTCCGGAAGATGCCCTGCGCCGCTTCCGCGAACAGGCGGGAAGCTGGTACGGCACGATGCAGGAAGTGGCCGCGCGTTTCGCCGGCCGCGACGCCAGCAGCGCCGACGTTGCCCAGGCCTGGCGTGAAGCCGTGCAGGGGCAGGGCGATGGCATGCTGCAGTGGATGCTGCAGGGCGCGCGTGGCAGCACCCAGGCCGGCGCCTCGCTGCCGGAATTCGCGGCCTGGCTGCAGCAGTGGCAGGTGCAGGCCGGCCCGTGGCTGCAGAGCCCGGCCTTCGGCCCCGGCCGCGAGCACCAGGCGCGCTGGCAGACCCTGCTGCGCGCGCAGGAGGAATACCAGCAGCATTCCCGCGCCTACGTGGACCAGATCAAGCAGGCGCTGGAAGAGGCCTTCAATCTGTTCGAAAAGCGCCTGGCCGAGCATGAGCAGCCGGGCAGCCAGCTGACCAGCGCGCGGGCGATGTTCGATCTGTGGATCGAGGTGGCCGAGGAGGCCTACGCCAAGGTGGCGCTGTCGGAGGCGTTCCAGCAGGTCTATGCCTCGCTGGGCAACGCACAGATGCGCCTGCGTGCCGGCCTGCAGCGCGAGGTCGAACAGGTGAGCGAGCGGATCGGCCTGCCCACCCGCAGCGAGATGGACGCCGCGCACCGCCGCATCGCCGAGCTGGAGCGCAGCCTGCGCCGCCTGCAGGCGCAGGTGGCCGTACTGGCCGGCACCGCCGAGGTCGACCCGGTGGCACAGCCGGCGCCGGCCAAGGTGAAGCCTGCCGCACGCAGGGCGCCGAAGAAATCCGCGGCTGCCCCACCCGCAGCAAAGAAAGCCACCACCAGCAGGAAGGCGCCGGCGAAGCCCGCCGCGCGCCGCACCACCACGCGGAAACCGTGA
- the phaC gene encoding class III poly(R)-hydroxyalkanoic acid synthase subunit PhaC, giving the protein MKGPLGFNADDLMQETLAMQRKLMEGLKLLPQVEDVDYGATAREEIWRDGKVVLYRFVGEQAPTRKPPLLIVYALVNRPYMVDLQADRSLVQKLLALGQDVYVLDWGYPDRSERFQTLEDYLLRYIDGAVDALRVRSGGPVNMLGICQGGVFALCYAALRRNKLDNLITMVTPVDFHTADNMLSHWARQVDVDLLVDTLGNIPADLMNASYLMLKPFRLNVQKYVGLLDILDDKAALEDFLRMEKWIFDSPDLAGEAFRDFIKQFYQGNGLVKGTVRIGEEAVDLSRVTLPVLNIYAEQDHLVPPDASRAMRGRLGTDDYTESSFRGGHIGIYVSGRAQREVPATINDWLHARKA; this is encoded by the coding sequence ATGAAAGGACCGCTGGGCTTCAACGCCGATGACCTGATGCAGGAAACCCTGGCCATGCAGCGCAAGCTGATGGAAGGGTTGAAGCTGCTGCCGCAGGTGGAGGACGTGGACTATGGCGCCACTGCCCGCGAGGAAATCTGGCGCGACGGCAAGGTGGTGCTGTACCGCTTCGTGGGCGAACAGGCCCCGACCCGGAAGCCGCCGCTGCTGATCGTCTACGCGCTGGTGAACCGGCCCTACATGGTCGACCTGCAGGCTGACCGTTCGCTGGTGCAGAAGCTGCTCGCGCTGGGCCAGGATGTGTACGTGCTGGACTGGGGCTACCCGGACCGCTCCGAGCGTTTCCAGACCCTGGAGGACTACCTGCTGCGCTACATCGACGGTGCGGTGGACGCGCTGCGCGTGCGCAGCGGTGGGCCGGTGAACATGCTGGGCATCTGCCAGGGCGGAGTGTTCGCCCTGTGCTATGCGGCGCTGCGCCGGAACAAGCTGGACAACCTGATCACCATGGTCACCCCGGTCGATTTCCACACTGCCGACAACATGCTCTCGCACTGGGCACGGCAGGTGGACGTGGATCTGCTGGTGGACACGCTGGGCAACATTCCGGCTGACCTGATGAACGCCAGTTACCTGATGCTCAAGCCGTTCCGCCTGAACGTGCAGAAGTACGTGGGCCTGCTGGACATCCTCGACGACAAGGCTGCGCTTGAGGATTTCCTGCGCATGGAGAAGTGGATCTTCGATTCGCCGGACCTGGCGGGCGAGGCCTTCCGTGACTTCATCAAGCAGTTCTACCAGGGCAACGGCCTGGTGAAGGGCACGGTGCGCATCGGCGAGGAAGCCGTGGACCTGTCCAGGGTGACCCTGCCGGTGTTGAACATCTATGCCGAGCAGGACCATCTGGTACCCCCGGACGCCTCGCGTGCGATGCGCGGCCGATTGGGCACCGACGACTACACCGAGTCCAGCTTCCGCGGCGGGCATATCGGCATCTACGTTTCCGGGCGCGCGCAGCGCGAAGTGCCCGCGACGATCAACGACTGGCTGCACGCCCGCAAGGCGTAG
- a CDS encoding PspC domain-containing protein: MNTAPRTLSRSLNDRMIAGVMGGIAHRFGWNPTLVRIVFVLVSIGSAAFPGILVYLILWLLIPNEAD; the protein is encoded by the coding sequence ATGAACACCGCGCCACGCACGCTGTCGCGTTCGTTGAACGACCGCATGATCGCCGGCGTGATGGGCGGCATCGCCCACCGCTTCGGCTGGAATCCCACGCTGGTGCGGATCGTGTTCGTACTGGTGTCGATCGGCTCGGCCGCCTTCCCCGGCATCCTGGTGTACCTGATCCTCTGGCTGCTGATCCCCAACGAGGCCGATTGA
- a CDS encoding DUF1249 domain-containing protein produces MAQASPRTERIPRLSRLSWLMGLYAENYRHLVRLFAPAELTAGSYVSSVGDGLDVRLDVIECHRYTVELRLTYDLADPVTGEPDPSAYVRLYRDARQAETTHCYVGRRWQDTMGLYPPPAELISHRMRMNTFLGKWLEYLAERGHGVATLRRDPEGSAALPAGQRLSLVR; encoded by the coding sequence ATGGCCCAAGCCTCGCCCCGCACCGAACGCATCCCCCGCCTGAGCCGGCTCAGCTGGCTGATGGGCCTCTATGCCGAAAACTACCGGCATCTGGTCCGCCTCTTCGCCCCGGCCGAACTGACCGCCGGCAGCTACGTTTCCTCGGTCGGCGACGGCCTGGACGTGCGCCTGGACGTGATCGAATGCCACCGCTACACCGTGGAACTTCGGCTGACCTACGACCTGGCCGACCCGGTGACCGGTGAGCCGGATCCCTCGGCCTATGTGCGCCTGTACCGTGATGCCCGCCAGGCCGAGACGACCCACTGCTACGTGGGCCGCCGCTGGCAGGACACGATGGGCCTGTACCCGCCGCCGGCCGAGCTGATCAGCCACCGCATGCGGATGAACACCTTCCTGGGCAAGTGGCTGGAATACCTGGCCGAACGCGGCCACGGCGTGGCTACCCTGCGCCGTGACCCGGAGGGCAGCGCTGCGCTGCCGGCCGGGCAGCGCCTGTCGCTGGTGCGCTGA
- a CDS encoding YfeK family protein — MTSRHLLILATLLAAPLAEAAPGAQAQREIAQLIGSLDGSQCRFQRNGSWHDAAEARAHLQRKYDYLLRKNKVDSAEQFIERAASQSSMSGKPYRIQCPGQAEQSSAAWFGARLQALRQRTP, encoded by the coding sequence ATGACTTCACGACATCTCCTGATCCTTGCCACCCTGCTGGCCGCGCCGCTGGCCGAGGCCGCCCCGGGCGCCCAGGCCCAGCGCGAGATCGCCCAGCTGATCGGCAGTCTCGACGGCTCACAGTGCCGGTTCCAGCGTAATGGCAGCTGGCATGACGCGGCCGAGGCGCGTGCGCACCTGCAGCGCAAGTACGACTACCTGCTGCGGAAGAACAAGGTGGACAGTGCCGAGCAGTTCATCGAGCGTGCGGCCAGCCAGAGCAGCATGAGCGGCAAGCCCTACCGCATCCAGTGCCCCGGGCAGGCAGAGCAGTCCTCGGCCGCCTGGTTCGGCGCCCGCCTGCAGGCCCTGCGCCAACGCACGCCGTAG
- a CDS encoding 8-oxo-dGTP diphosphatase, with protein sequence MPYTPIVATLGYVLSPDRRQVLMIHRNTRPGDHHLGKYNGLGGKVEPTEDVAAGMRREIAEEAGIDCTAMRLRGTISWPGFGKHGEDWFGFVFVIDSFAGSPHGGNHEGTLEWVDVDKLDTLPMWEGDRNFLPLVFDADPRPFHGVMPYKDGRMQSWSFSRL encoded by the coding sequence ATGCCGTACACCCCGATCGTCGCCACCCTGGGCTATGTGCTCTCGCCCGATCGCCGCCAGGTGCTGATGATCCACCGCAATACCCGCCCCGGCGACCATCATCTGGGCAAGTACAACGGCCTGGGTGGCAAGGTTGAGCCCACCGAGGACGTGGCGGCGGGCATGCGCCGCGAGATCGCCGAGGAAGCCGGCATCGACTGCACCGCCATGCGCCTGCGCGGCACCATCAGCTGGCCGGGTTTCGGCAAGCATGGCGAGGACTGGTTCGGCTTCGTGTTCGTCATCGACAGCTTTGCAGGCAGCCCGCATGGCGGTAACCACGAGGGCACCCTGGAGTGGGTGGACGTAGACAAGCTGGACACGCTGCCGATGTGGGAAGGCGACCGCAACTTCCTGCCGCTGGTGTTCGACGCCGACCCGCGCCCCTTCCACGGAGTGATGCCGTACAAGGACGGACGCATGCAGAGCTGGTCGTTCAGCCGGCTCTGA
- a CDS encoding pyruvate, water dikinase regulatory protein, protein MSTIRPVFYVSDGTGITAETIGHSLLTQFTGFSFITDRMSFIDDPEKAREACARIQAAGERYQVRPIVVNSCVDQSLSLILAESGALMLDVFAPFIEPLERELASPRLARVGQAHGMVDFDTYHRRINAMNFALTHDDGIAVNYDDADVILVAVSRAGKTPTCIYLALHYGVRAANYPLTDEDLESDRLPPRLRNYRRKLFGLTIDPDRLQQIRQERRPNSRYANLDTCKREVAAAEVMFRMERIPTLSTTHTSIEEISSKVLGTLGLQREMY, encoded by the coding sequence ATGTCGACCATCCGTCCGGTGTTCTACGTTTCCGATGGAACCGGTATCACCGCTGAAACCATTGGGCATAGCCTGCTCACGCAGTTCACCGGGTTCAGCTTCATCACTGATCGAATGTCGTTCATCGACGACCCCGAAAAAGCCCGGGAAGCCTGCGCCCGGATCCAGGCGGCGGGGGAGCGGTACCAGGTCCGGCCCATCGTGGTGAACTCCTGCGTGGACCAGAGCCTGAGCCTGATCCTGGCTGAAAGCGGGGCGCTGATGCTGGATGTGTTCGCGCCGTTCATCGAGCCGCTGGAGCGCGAACTGGCCAGCCCGAGGCTGGCCCGGGTCGGCCAGGCCCACGGCATGGTGGACTTCGATACCTACCATCGCCGCATCAACGCGATGAACTTCGCCCTGACCCACGATGACGGCATCGCGGTGAACTACGATGATGCCGACGTGATCCTGGTGGCGGTGTCGCGCGCCGGCAAGACGCCCACCTGCATCTACCTGGCCCTGCATTACGGGGTGCGCGCGGCCAATTACCCGCTGACCGACGAGGATCTGGAAAGCGACCGCCTGCCGCCGCGGCTCAGGAACTATCGTCGGAAACTGTTCGGGCTGACCATCGACCCGGACCGCCTGCAGCAGATCCGCCAGGAGCGCCGGCCGAATTCGCGCTACGCCAACCTGGACACCTGCAAGCGCGAGGTGGCCGCAGCGGAGGTGATGTTCCGCATGGAACGGATACCGACCCTGAGCACCACCCATACCTCGATCGAGGAGATTTCCAGCAAGGTGCTGGGCACGCTGGGCCTGCAGCGCGAGATGTATTGA
- a CDS encoding CDP-alcohol phosphatidyltransferase family protein: MKRHFSMLREFQLADWFTLANAFCGTGAVFAAMRFLQDGARGYLMFGMALIPLAFIFDALDGRIARWRKSSSTLGRELDSLSDVISFGVAPAALAYACGMQGGWDWLVLSYFVCCGVSRLARYNVTAEALAGEEGKVKYFEGTPIPTSLALVIVLAVAAGTDAIGHNLWFGQWQLGPWQLHPMVLLFALSGSLMISKTLHIPKP, translated from the coding sequence ATGAAACGTCATTTCTCGATGCTGCGTGAGTTCCAACTGGCGGACTGGTTCACCTTGGCCAACGCCTTCTGCGGCACCGGGGCCGTGTTCGCCGCCATGCGCTTCCTGCAGGACGGCGCGCGCGGCTACCTGATGTTCGGCATGGCGCTGATCCCGCTGGCGTTCATCTTCGATGCGCTGGACGGCCGCATCGCGCGCTGGCGCAAATCCAGTTCCACCCTCGGCCGCGAGCTTGATTCGCTGTCCGATGTGATCTCCTTCGGCGTGGCCCCGGCGGCGCTGGCCTACGCCTGCGGCATGCAGGGCGGCTGGGACTGGCTGGTGCTGAGCTACTTCGTCTGCTGCGGCGTCAGCCGCCTGGCCCGCTACAACGTCACCGCCGAGGCGCTGGCCGGTGAAGAGGGCAAGGTGAAGTACTTCGAGGGTACGCCCATCCCCACCAGCCTGGCGTTGGTGATCGTGCTGGCCGTCGCGGCGGGCACCGATGCCATCGGCCACAACCTGTGGTTCGGGCAGTGGCAGCTCGGCCCGTGGCAGCTGCACCCGATGGTGCTGCTGTTCGCCCTGTCCGGGTCGCTGATGATCAGCAAGACCCTGCACATTCCCAAGCCATGA
- a CDS encoding class I SAM-dependent methyltransferase codes for MSMLDARTLAAQLRHPHGDAALAVGESMNRSNRELNGAAIGLLAVAPGERVLEIGPGNAAFAPQLLRATGSHYLGIELSTAMVDAGNRHLADAGLGDRAAVQHGDVHALPVADSSVDAALAVNTLYFWPNLARVLDELARVLRRGGRLCLAFGDAGFMRSLPFAADFHLHELDAVELALRVSGFNVSAWRSHRETAAGNDGQTRDKHFHLLLAHRC; via the coding sequence TTGTCGATGCTGGATGCACGCACCCTGGCCGCGCAGTTGCGGCACCCCCACGGCGACGCCGCGCTGGCCGTGGGCGAATCGATGAACCGCAGCAACCGCGAGCTCAATGGCGCCGCCATCGGCCTGCTGGCGGTCGCGCCGGGCGAACGGGTGCTGGAGATCGGTCCTGGCAACGCCGCCTTCGCGCCACAACTGCTGCGGGCCACGGGCAGCCACTACCTGGGCATTGAACTGTCGACGGCGATGGTCGACGCCGGCAACCGGCATCTGGCCGATGCCGGCCTGGGCGACCGCGCTGCGGTCCAGCACGGGGATGTGCATGCCCTGCCGGTGGCCGACAGCTCGGTGGACGCCGCGCTGGCGGTCAACACGCTGTACTTCTGGCCGAATCTGGCCCGCGTGCTGGACGAACTGGCGCGGGTGCTGCGCCGTGGCGGCCGGCTGTGCCTGGCCTTCGGTGATGCCGGTTTCATGCGTAGCCTGCCGTTTGCCGCTGATTTCCACCTGCATGAGCTTGACGCCGTGGAACTGGCGTTGCGGGTGTCCGGCTTCAACGTTTCGGCGTGGCGCAGCCACCGGGAAACCGCTGCCGGCAATGACGGGCAGACGCGCGACAAGCATTTCCACCTGCTGCTGGCGCACCGGTGCTGA